A single window of Caldimicrobium thiodismutans DNA harbors:
- a CDS encoding ComEA family DNA-binding protein yields the protein MFLFFAFIPLLAQNKIDLNKATLEELKKVPGIGEVIAKNIIEYREKEGPFKNIEDLKKIKGIGEKKLELLRNYLTVGDTVGTSNPSDTLPFNETYPKERQIYYYKDEKGILHYTQFPETVPEKYRKTLRPLR from the coding sequence TTGTTTTTATTTTTCGCTTTTATTCCTCTTTTAGCTCAAAATAAAATTGATTTAAACAAAGCTACTTTAGAAGAACTTAAAAAAGTCCCTGGTATAGGTGAGGTAATAGCTAAAAACATAATTGAGTATAGAGAAAAAGAAGGTCCTTTTAAAAACATAGAAGACCTTAAAAAGATCAAAGGAATTGGTGAAAAAAAATTAGAACTTTTGCGGAATTATCTAACTGTTGGTGATACAGTAGGCACTTCTAATCCAAGTGATACCCTTCCTTTTAATGAGACCTATCCCAAGGAAAGACAGATCTATTATTATAAAGATGAAAAAGGTATTCTTCATTATACACAATTTCCTGAAACTGTTCCCGAAAAATATAGAAAGACTCTTAGACCTCTTCGCTAA
- a CDS encoding HAD-IA family hydrolase: MLRVIFLDAEGTFLKFNPSLGEIYRRLWGSFGIKTNSEKISEKLRFYFKKVFKEELKTPLNGEICKEGWREVFHRAFEEYKNDKIFNEVFKAAYAFFASPECVTVVPGFMEFLLKGKKAGLSFAVISNWDCRLYPILEGHNLLSYLEGVFLGCEVGYLKPSPEIFKRALSYFQISPEEALMIGDTLEDDIEPSQKLGLHTYHIQGEPDYLNIWNHIQRILSDQG, encoded by the coding sequence ATGTTAAGGGTTATTTTTCTTGATGCAGAAGGAACTTTTCTTAAATTTAATCCCTCCTTAGGCGAGATTTATCGCAGGCTTTGGGGCTCCTTTGGTATTAAAACAAATTCTGAGAAAATTTCAGAAAAACTAAGATTTTATTTTAAAAAAGTTTTTAAAGAAGAGCTTAAAACACCTCTCAATGGAGAGATCTGTAAAGAGGGTTGGAGAGAAGTTTTTCATAGGGCCTTTGAAGAATACAAAAATGACAAGATCTTTAATGAAGTATTTAAAGCAGCTTATGCCTTCTTTGCCAGTCCTGAATGTGTTACTGTTGTTCCAGGATTTATGGAATTTTTATTGAAGGGCAAAAAAGCGGGATTAAGCTTTGCAGTTATTTCCAATTGGGATTGCAGGCTTTATCCTATTCTTGAGGGACATAATTTGCTTTCCTATTTGGAGGGGGTATTTTTGGGCTGTGAAGTGGGTTATTTAAAACCAAGCCCAGAGATCTTTAAAAGAGCCCTATCTTATTTTCAAATTTCTCCTGAAGAGGCCCTTATGATAGGTGATACCCTGGAGGATGATATTGAGCCTTCCCAAAAACTGGGTTTACATACCTATCATATTCAAGGGGAACCTGATTACTTAAATATCTGGAACCATATTCAAAGGATTTTGTCAGATCAAGGGTGA
- a CDS encoding hydantoinase/oxoprolinase family protein, with product MKVAVDTGGTFTDFVWREEGALKIFKISSTPRDPALAILKGLEELEFETLIHGTTVATNAFLERKGEEFVLLTTAGFEDIIFIGRQTRPKLYDLFVEKPKHFITPENVFGVKERIGVRGEIIRALEEEEIKRVIREIKNRGLKSVALSFLHSYINPIHEKMLKESLEKELKAEVSASFEILPEFREYERTSTTAINSYLVPVIRRYLETLKDKFPQKQIFIQQSNGGFIDLKEAQKYAIHTILSGPAGGVYGALIFGKSLGFEKLITFDMGGTSTDVCLIDGGLPFTKEYLLDSFPVGIPVIDIHTVGAGGGSIAYVDAGGVLKVGPQSAGADPGPACYGRGFLPTVTDANLVLGRILPERFYGGKLHLDKERSLKAISEIAQRIGLSPFETALGIIKIANTHMARAISKVSVERGFDPREFVLFTYGGSGGLHACALARDLGIPKILVPKFAGAFSAFGLYFANLIKDFSQTVLIRLEEKAKLRDYLSELKDKALRYLLKKGENIEDYEVEIFADLRYLGQGYELTVPFGEDLKRAFEEEHAKFYGYVLYNHPLEVVTLRLRIRKGTPFAGFQVEERTPSFSHFEGKIYTDKGFQDIKIINWEVLKEGESLKGPALIIEDFTTLYLEEDFYLKVLKNKTLLLERIES from the coding sequence TTGAAAGTAGCTGTTGATACAGGAGGCACCTTTACAGACTTTGTCTGGAGAGAGGAAGGGGCTTTAAAAATTTTTAAAATCTCTTCAACACCCAGGGATCCAGCCTTAGCCATTCTTAAGGGGTTAGAAGAGCTTGAATTTGAGACTCTTATCCATGGGACAACTGTTGCTACCAATGCCTTTCTTGAGAGAAAGGGTGAAGAATTTGTTTTGCTCACTACTGCTGGTTTTGAAGATATAATTTTTATTGGACGCCAAACAAGGCCAAAACTCTATGACCTTTTTGTGGAAAAGCCAAAACACTTCATTACACCTGAGAATGTATTTGGGGTCAAGGAAAGAATAGGGGTAAGGGGAGAGATTATCCGGGCCCTTGAAGAGGAAGAAATTAAGAGGGTTATCAGAGAAATAAAAAATAGAGGCCTTAAAAGTGTAGCCCTAAGCTTTCTCCATAGTTATATAAACCCTATTCATGAAAAGATGCTAAAGGAGTCCCTGGAGAAGGAATTAAAAGCTGAAGTCAGTGCTTCTTTTGAGATTCTTCCTGAATTTCGTGAGTATGAAAGAACTTCAACCACAGCTATAAATAGCTATTTAGTTCCTGTGATTAGGCGCTATTTGGAAACACTTAAAGATAAATTTCCCCAAAAGCAGATTTTTATTCAACAGTCAAATGGAGGCTTTATAGATCTTAAAGAGGCCCAGAAATACGCTATACATACTATCCTTTCTGGTCCAGCAGGGGGAGTTTATGGAGCTTTGATTTTTGGGAAAAGCCTTGGTTTTGAAAAATTGATAACCTTTGATATGGGTGGAACTTCAACGGATGTTTGTCTTATTGATGGAGGGCTACCCTTTACTAAGGAATATCTTCTGGATAGTTTCCCTGTGGGAATTCCGGTCATAGATATTCATACTGTTGGAGCAGGGGGAGGATCTATAGCCTATGTTGATGCAGGGGGAGTGCTTAAGGTTGGTCCTCAAAGTGCAGGGGCTGACCCAGGGCCAGCCTGTTATGGAAGAGGTTTCCTTCCAACCGTGACAGATGCCAATCTTGTCCTGGGAAGGATTTTACCTGAGAGATTTTATGGTGGAAAACTTCACCTTGATAAAGAGCGATCCCTTAAAGCAATTTCAGAGATTGCTCAAAGGATAGGGCTCTCACCCTTTGAAACAGCTCTTGGTATTATTAAAATAGCCAATACCCATATGGCAAGAGCCATCTCAAAAGTAAGTGTAGAGCGGGGGTTTGACCCAAGAGAGTTTGTCCTTTTTACTTATGGAGGCTCTGGAGGTCTTCATGCCTGTGCACTGGCAAGAGATTTAGGTATTCCCAAGATTTTAGTTCCAAAATTTGCTGGAGCCTTTTCAGCCTTTGGCCTTTATTTTGCAAATCTCATAAAGGATTTTTCTCAAACTGTCCTTATAAGACTTGAAGAAAAAGCAAAATTAAGGGATTACCTTTCTGAACTCAAAGATAAGGCCTTAAGATATTTACTTAAAAAGGGGGAAAATATAGAGGATTATGAGGTTGAAATTTTTGCTGATTTGAGGTATTTAGGACAGGGCTATGAACTGACAGTTCCTTTTGGAGAGGATCTCAAAAGGGCCTTTGAAGAGGAGCATGCCAAATTTTACGGATATGTTCTTTACAATCACCCTCTTGAAGTGGTAACCCTGCGTTTGAGGATAAGAAAGGGGACACCCTTTGCAGGGTTTCAAGTTGAGGAAAGAACTCCCTCTTTTTCTCATTTTGAAGGTAAGATTTATACAGATAAGGGTTTTCAGGATATAAAAATTATAAACTGGGAGGTCTTAAAAGAAGGAGAAAGTTTGAAAGGGCCGGCCTTGATTATAGAAGATTTTACCACCCTTTATTTAGAAGAGGATTTTTATCTGAAGGTGTTGAAAAATAAAACCCTTCTGCTTGAAAGGATTGAGAGTTGA
- a CDS encoding hydantoinase B/oxoprolinase family protein yields the protein MKPFELEIFNKLLSSVAEEMGAVLRRSSFSPNIRERADFSCAIFDAEGELVSQASHIPVHLGAMPETMKVLLPLFEWQEGDIVITNDPFHGGTHLPDITLVKPVFHLRELLFFLMVRAHHSDVGGKVPGSMGLCETIEDEGIRIIPAYLYKKGILQEVFLEALLKEMRNPYERNGDFKAMISSLQRGELRIQELLFRYGKETLLSAIEKLKNYTERAFLELLMGMQKGNFTFTDYLDGDGFEASDIPIKVRVEITSEGVLCDFSESPPQAKGPVNAPRAVTVSSVYYVFISLLNTLGEFPINHGLFRRIQVITRPKTLLSAEYPAAVSAGNVETSQRIVDTLLGALHEAIPELVPAASCGSMNNISFGNRQMAYYETIGGGMGARPGKEGLSAVHTHMTNTMNTPIEALEQVFPVRIESYAIRRGSGGKGLFSGGDGIIREYLFLKPLTVSLLTERRKNPPYGLKGGLKGEVGKNYLLRDGQKIELPAKCTLEVKSGDKIRVETPGGGGWGKSQS from the coding sequence TTGAAGCCCTTTGAACTTGAAATATTTAATAAGCTTCTCTCAAGTGTAGCTGAGGAGATGGGGGCAGTGTTAAGGAGATCATCCTTTTCTCCTAATATCAGAGAAAGGGCAGATTTTTCCTGTGCTATCTTTGATGCCGAAGGGGAGCTTGTTTCTCAAGCCTCACATATTCCCGTTCACCTGGGAGCCATGCCTGAAACCATGAAAGTGCTTCTTCCTCTTTTTGAATGGCAAGAGGGAGATATAGTGATTACTAATGACCCTTTCCATGGAGGAACTCATCTTCCAGATATTACTTTAGTCAAACCAGTTTTTCACTTGAGGGAGCTACTTTTCTTTCTAATGGTAAGGGCTCATCATAGTGATGTGGGTGGAAAAGTTCCTGGGAGTATGGGGCTTTGTGAAACCATTGAAGATGAGGGAATAAGAATAATACCTGCCTATCTTTATAAAAAGGGTATATTACAGGAGGTCTTTCTTGAAGCCCTGTTGAAGGAGATGAGAAATCCTTATGAAAGAAACGGAGATTTTAAAGCTATGATTTCTTCTTTACAGAGAGGAGAGCTAAGAATTCAGGAGCTTTTGTTTCGTTATGGTAAGGAAACATTGCTTTCTGCCATAGAGAAACTTAAAAATTATACAGAAAGAGCCTTTTTAGAATTATTAATGGGTATGCAAAAAGGAAATTTTACCTTCACTGATTATCTTGATGGAGATGGTTTTGAGGCCTCGGATATTCCAATAAAGGTAAGGGTTGAAATTACTTCAGAGGGGGTGTTATGTGATTTTTCAGAAAGTCCTCCACAAGCTAAGGGTCCGGTTAATGCCCCAAGGGCTGTTACAGTTTCTTCAGTTTATTATGTTTTTATCTCTCTTTTGAATACTCTGGGAGAATTTCCAATAAATCATGGATTATTCAGGCGGATTCAAGTTATTACAAGGCCTAAAACTCTTCTTTCTGCAGAATATCCCGCTGCTGTCTCAGCCGGGAATGTGGAAACCTCTCAGAGGATTGTTGATACCCTTCTTGGAGCTTTACATGAGGCCATTCCAGAGTTAGTTCCAGCGGCATCCTGTGGTAGTATGAACAATATCTCCTTTGGAAATAGGCAAATGGCTTATTATGAGACCATCGGGGGAGGAATGGGGGCTCGTCCAGGTAAAGAGGGCCTCTCTGCTGTGCACACGCATATGACTAATACCATGAATACTCCAATTGAAGCCCTTGAGCAGGTCTTCCCCGTTAGGATAGAAAGTTATGCCATAAGAAGGGGCTCGGGAGGTAAAGGACTTTTTTCAGGAGGTGATGGGATTATAAGGGAATATCTTTTTCTTAAGCCTTTAACCGTGAGTCTTTTGACAGAAAGAAGGAAAAATCCTCCCTATGGTCTTAAAGGTGGTTTAAAGGGAGAGGTGGGGAAAAATTATCTCCTAAGGGATGGACAAAAGATAGAACTTCCTGCTAAATGCACCTTAGAGGTTAAAAGTGGGGATAAAATCAGAGTAGAAACCCCTGGTGGAGGGGGATGGGGAAAAAGTCAATCTTGA
- a CDS encoding CBS domain-containing protein encodes MGKGKIVGIVTTTENETPAQALEKMINYGIGRLLVVDSEKKLERYYLKNRYWNGFEKI; translated from the coding sequence ATGGGAAAAGGAAAAATCGTTGGGATTGTAACTACCACTGAAAATGAAACACCTGCTCAAGCTCTTGAAAAGATGATAAATTATGGAATTGGTAGGCTTTTAGTTGTAGATTCTGAAAAAAAACTTGAAAGGTATTATCTCAAGAACAGATATTGGAATGGCTTTGAGAAGATATAG
- the nth gene encoding endonuclease III, translated as MELKEKVKEVIKRLKKAYPSARIALNFQNPLQLLIATILSAQCTDERVNQVTAELFKKYRTAKDFASAPIEELALDIKSTGFFQQKAKYIKEACRILVEKYGGEVPRTMEELLELPGVARKTANIVLSNAYGVIEGIPVDTHVSRLAQRIGLVKSKQAEKIEKELMEIVPREDWFIFPYLLQAHGRKICLAKKPKCPECFLKDLCDAYLSQN; from the coding sequence ATGGAGCTTAAAGAAAAGGTAAAAGAGGTGATTAAAAGGCTTAAAAAGGCCTATCCTTCAGCCCGAATTGCCCTAAATTTTCAGAATCCCTTGCAACTTCTTATAGCCACAATTCTTTCAGCCCAGTGCACCGATGAAAGAGTTAATCAGGTAACTGCGGAGCTCTTTAAAAAATATCGCACAGCTAAAGACTTTGCTTCTGCACCTATTGAAGAGCTTGCCCTGGATATTAAAAGCACTGGATTTTTCCAGCAAAAAGCAAAATACATCAAAGAGGCCTGTCGGATTTTAGTTGAAAAATATGGTGGTGAGGTCCCCAGAACCATGGAGGAACTCCTTGAGTTGCCCGGGGTTGCAAGGAAAACAGCCAATATTGTGCTTTCCAATGCCTATGGGGTTATTGAAGGTATCCCTGTGGATACTCATGTTTCAAGGCTTGCTCAGAGAATTGGTCTTGTTAAATCTAAACAGGCGGAAAAGATTGAGAAGGAGCTTATGGAGATTGTCCCAAGGGAGGACTGGTTTATATTTCCCTATCTTTTACAGGCCCATGGAAGAAAGATCTGCTTAGCAAAAAAGCCCAAGTGTCCTGAGTGCTTTTTAAAGGACCTTTGTGATGCTTACCTATCCCAAAATTGA
- the lgt gene encoding prolipoprotein diacylglyceryl transferase, which produces MLTYPKIDPVIFKVGPFQIRWYGLMYLLSFLVALFLCRYQLKERGRAELYPLLENLLFYSFIGLVVGARLGFCFFYYPDYFLTHPWEIPAVWQGGMSFHGGAIGAILTGYFYLKKKGEHFLYWADLVIVPAPLGLFFGRIGNFINGEIFGKPSNLPWAMVFPEGGPIPRHPVQLYESLVTGLFLFLLLWSIRNKPWKEGAKLSFFLIVYGILRFLFEFLREPGQSFSLLFGWMTMGQVLCLGMIFTGSLLLFYIHRK; this is translated from the coding sequence ATGCTTACCTATCCCAAAATTGACCCAGTTATATTTAAAGTAGGGCCCTTTCAGATCCGCTGGTATGGGCTGATGTATTTGTTAAGCTTTTTAGTAGCCCTTTTTCTTTGTAGATACCAACTCAAAGAAAGGGGGAGAGCTGAGCTCTACCCTCTCCTTGAAAATCTTCTCTTTTATAGCTTTATTGGTCTTGTAGTAGGGGCAAGGCTTGGATTTTGTTTTTTTTATTACCCTGATTACTTTCTTACTCATCCCTGGGAAATTCCAGCGGTCTGGCAGGGAGGAATGTCCTTTCACGGAGGAGCTATTGGTGCTATTCTTACCGGCTATTTTTATCTTAAAAAGAAGGGAGAACACTTTCTTTACTGGGCAGACCTGGTTATAGTTCCAGCCCCCCTTGGACTTTTTTTCGGAAGGATTGGAAATTTTATAAACGGTGAAATCTTTGGTAAACCCTCCAATCTTCCCTGGGCTATGGTTTTTCCAGAGGGAGGCCCTATTCCCAGACATCCCGTTCAGCTCTACGAATCCTTAGTCACAGGTCTTTTTCTTTTCTTGCTTCTCTGGAGTATTAGGAATAAACCCTGGAAAGAGGGGGCTAAACTCTCTTTTTTCTTAATTGTCTATGGTATTTTGAGATTCCTTTTTGAATTTTTACGCGAGCCTGGACAGAGCTTTAGCTTACTTTTTGGCTGGATGACCATGGGACAGGTTCTTTGTCTCGGTATGATATTTACAGGTTCATTACTATTGTTTTACATCCATAGGAAGTAG
- a CDS encoding prephenate dehydrogenase/arogenate dehydrogenase family protein, whose protein sequence is MDENFSIGIVGGAGKMGRLFHRFFEERGYSVMISDVERGLSLPELMKRSKFILLSLPMEVFAKVVVEIAPYVERHHWIMDICSLKLEPARLMRRVLKKGELIAGHPLFGPYERDLQGKTVALYPLRGKKGYLWISEVFSKAGLRVVKIHPKRHDEVMGLVQVINHFWLMLLGNLIHSANFKVEELIALSTPSFLGQLEILKRLAKQDEGLYARIQLENPFGKKFRNLLCKNCQDLTKILNRRDSLAYQLFSQAFNQAKEIAKAIEELLPMDVKQ, encoded by the coding sequence ATGGACGAAAACTTTAGTATAGGGATAGTAGGTGGCGCAGGAAAAATGGGAAGACTCTTTCACAGATTCTTTGAGGAAAGGGGCTATTCTGTAATGATATCGGATGTGGAAAGGGGATTAAGTCTTCCCGAACTTATGAAGAGGTCTAAATTTATTCTTCTATCTCTCCCGATGGAGGTTTTTGCTAAGGTTGTAGTTGAAATAGCCCCCTATGTGGAGAGACATCATTGGATCATGGATATCTGCTCTCTCAAGCTTGAACCAGCAAGGCTCATGCGAAGAGTTCTTAAAAAAGGAGAGCTTATAGCAGGACATCCTCTTTTTGGCCCTTATGAGAGGGATCTTCAGGGAAAAACAGTTGCCCTTTATCCCTTGCGTGGAAAAAAGGGTTATCTCTGGATCTCAGAGGTTTTCAGCAAAGCTGGACTAAGGGTGGTGAAAATTCACCCCAAAAGACATGATGAGGTTATGGGCCTTGTGCAGGTTATAAATCACTTCTGGTTAATGCTCCTTGGCAATCTTATTCATTCAGCTAATTTCAAAGTTGAGGAGCTTATAGCCCTTTCCACTCCAAGTTTTCTTGGCCAGCTTGAAATCCTCAAAAGGCTTGCCAAACAAGATGAGGGACTCTATGCCCGTATTCAACTTGAAAACCCCTTTGGAAAAAAATTCAGAAATCTCCTCTGTAAAAACTGTCAGGATTTAACAAAAATTTTAAATCGGAGAGATTCTCTTGCCTACCAACTTTTTTCCCAGGCCTTTAATCAGGCCAAAGAGATAGCAAAAGCCATTGAAGAACTACTTCCTATGGATGTAAAACAATAG